One genomic segment of Danio aesculapii chromosome 15, fDanAes4.1, whole genome shotgun sequence includes these proteins:
- the med29 gene encoding mediator of RNA polymerase II transcription subunit 29, with product MASQQMNTNNAQMSAQQAAVLQQTQAQQQQQQQQQQQDFDPVHRFKMLIPPLKDSLQNVMTIASLNFAHNTAIDNGLKTTEKGNDAAVQRFDKSLEEFYALCDQLELCLRLAHECLSQSIDSTKHSPNLVPTATKPDTVQTESLSYSQYLSMIKSQISCAKDIHNALLECSKKIAGKGQGACN from the exons ATGGCGTCGCAGCAGATGAACACTAACAATGCTCAGATGAGCGCTCAGCAAGCGGCAGTTTTACAGCAAACACAAgctcaacagcagcagcagcaacaacaacaacagcaagatTTCGACCCCGTTCACAGATTCAAGATGCTAATTCCACCGCTCAAAGACAGTCTACAG AATGTCATGACCATCGCTTCTCTAAATTTTGCACACAATACTGCCATTGACAACGGCTTAAAAACAACAGA GAAGGGAAATGATGCCGCAGTTCAGCGGTTTGACAAAAGTCTAGAGGAGTTTTacgctctctgtgatcagctggaGCTGTGCCTG CGGCTGGCCCATGAGTGTCTCTCACAGAGCATCGACAGCACAAAACACTCTCCAAATCTCGTACCAACAGCCACTAAGCCAGACACAGTGCAAACAGAATCTCTGTCTTACTCTCAGTATCTCAGTATGATCAAATCACAGATTTCATGCGCTAAAGACATCCATAACGCTCTCTTAGAGTGTTCAAAAAAGATTGCTGGGAAAGGTCAGGGAGCTTGTAATTAG